The genome window GTTACGCCTTCAAACTCCTTCTCAGCCTTCTCAAGGAAGCTTCCGGCAGCTTTGAAGTCCTTGTTCAGAACTTCAGTTCGTGCCAGCGCCTCGTATGCGTAACCAACGTAGAACGGGGGAAGATTGTTATCCCTGCTGACCTTGAGACACTTTCCCCCGAACTTCCGAGCTTGATCGTAATATCCGGCAAGGGCATATACTCTTGACAGCTGCCAGTATGCAACTGACAGGTTCATCGGCTTGCAGTCGCTGCGCTGCTTCCAGTGCCACAGGGATGCCTGTGCGAGAAGAAGCATATCTTCCACATCTTCAAGCGATCTGTCCGTTTTCTCGATCAACCCCCAGCATTTGTTGAAGCAACCTCCGGAGAAGGCTTCATGAACGATCTGTTTCGACTCCGCATTCGAAAGGATCTCTTTGACCTTATCCCGCATCGTACTTTCTCCCTTCAGACCAACGGTCGTGCTTGTTATTCACCCGATTCCACTGTGGGTTCCGGAGCTGACGGTCTTTCCTCTGGCCATTTCGAATATGGCCAGGGTTTCCTGTCCGTGTTGTAGGATAAGAACTGAATGATTTCAGCAGCATATAGGCTCAGATTCCCGGCAAAATGCTTGACGTTATCGTTTGGCTTACTCGCAATCAGAACGGATAGGAACTGGAACAGGGCTATTACAGATACAAGAACGGCTACACATCGCGCTGCCACAAAGAACAAAAGCATAAAGGCACCGCGAAGGAGATCCTCTTTAATATTTCTCCTGGCTACAGCTTGCTGTTCCATCGATCAATCTCCTTACCTGTCATATAACAATGATTGTGTGAATTTCTTCAAGTTCCTATGTTTTACACTACCAACTTCAGTAACACGCGGTCAAGAACCGGGATATCCGGGGACAGTATACCTGTTTCAGTATAAATTTACTCTTCTTCAAGCAGATAGGCTCCCTGCAGCCTGAGCCACTGCTTCTCCTCTTTCACATCACCCAGAATACTTTCCACAACCTCCCAGAATTTCTTTGAATGGTTTCCGTTCCGCAGATGAGCCAGTTCGTGGACCACAACATACCCTACTACTTTCAATGGAGCATGAACCAGTCTCCTGTTTATCATAATCACTCCTCGTGGGCTGCAGCTTCCCCAGCGGGTACGTGCTTTACCCAGCCTGATTCTGGAGGGGATAAGTCCGAGATGAGAATACTCATCGGCGA of Candidatus Aegiribacteria sp. contains these proteins:
- a CDS encoding DUF4389 domain-containing protein produces the protein MEQQAVARRNIKEDLLRGAFMLLFFVAARCVAVLVSVIALFQFLSVLIASKPNDNVKHFAGNLSLYAAEIIQFLSYNTDRKPWPYSKWPEERPSAPEPTVESGE